The following proteins are co-located in the Pyrococcus abyssi GE5 genome:
- the pdxT gene encoding pyridoxal 5'-phosphate synthase glutaminase subunit PdxT: MKVGVIGLQGDVSEHIDATNLALKKLGVSGEAIWLKKPEQLKEVSAIIIPGGESTTISRLMQKTGLFEPVKKLIEDGLPVMGTCAGLIMLSREVLGATPEQRFLEVLDVRVNRNAYGRQVDSFEAPVRLSFDDEPFIGVFIRAPRIVELLSDRVKPLAWLEDRVVGVEQDNIIGLEFHPELTDDTRVHEYFLKKAL, from the coding sequence ATGAAGGTTGGCGTTATCGGGTTACAAGGTGATGTCAGCGAGCACATCGATGCAACTAACCTAGCTTTGAAAAAATTAGGCGTGTCTGGAGAGGCCATATGGTTGAAAAAGCCAGAACAGCTGAAAGAAGTTTCAGCTATAATAATTCCTGGGGGAGAGAGCACTACCATATCGAGGTTAATGCAGAAAACAGGGCTGTTTGAGCCAGTAAAAAAGTTGATAGAGGATGGCCTTCCAGTTATGGGGACTTGCGCCGGATTGATAATGCTCTCTAGGGAAGTTCTAGGGGCTACCCCAGAGCAGAGGTTCCTTGAAGTTCTAGACGTTAGGGTGAACAGGAACGCCTACGGGAGGCAGGTGGATAGTTTCGAAGCTCCTGTTAGGTTATCTTTCGATGATGAACCTTTCATAGGGGTCTTCATAAGGGCTCCCAGGATAGTCGAGTTGCTAAGTGATAGAGTTAAACCCTTAGCTTGGTTAGAGGATAGGGTTGTGGGCGTTGAGCAGGACAACATTATAGGCCTCGAATTTCACCCAGAGCTAACCGACGATACTAGGGTTCACGAGTACTTCTTGAAGAAGGCGCTCTAG
- a CDS encoding AAA family ATPase, with amino-acid sequence MIRNFHIENFKSIGNLNLKCRRINVFIGEPNVGKSNVLEAIGLLSYLGHVGDISDFIRFENISNLFYDNEIGNPIRIKVDDYEVFVRFENGFRVEIGSEIFPFPGRSAVREEFSVFRFYRFKNIKDFPSDFVDYLLPPDGKNLPTILMTRKSIRKMVSDMLAEYGLKLMIRQPERKLEIVKMKEDILITYPYTTLSETFKRIIFYLTAVESSRNAVIAFEEPEAHAFPYYTKFLAERIALNSSNQYFISTHNPYFLLSLIEKTPRKELSVYVTYFKDGETRVKEVSPEKLEEMLQLDIDVFFNLDTFLEENP; translated from the coding sequence ATGATTAGGAATTTCCACATAGAGAATTTTAAGTCGATTGGGAACCTGAACCTCAAGTGCAGAAGAATTAACGTTTTCATCGGGGAACCGAACGTGGGAAAATCGAACGTTCTCGAAGCCATTGGATTGCTCTCTTACTTAGGACATGTTGGTGACATCTCGGATTTCATTAGGTTTGAAAACATCAGCAACCTGTTCTATGACAACGAGATTGGGAATCCGATTAGGATTAAAGTTGATGATTACGAAGTCTTTGTGAGGTTCGAGAACGGGTTTAGGGTAGAGATTGGAAGCGAGATTTTCCCGTTTCCTGGTAGATCTGCTGTTAGAGAAGAGTTCTCAGTGTTCAGATTTTACAGGTTCAAGAACATAAAAGACTTTCCTTCTGATTTCGTGGATTATCTTCTCCCTCCAGACGGGAAGAATCTCCCCACGATACTAATGACGAGGAAATCGATAAGGAAGATGGTATCAGATATGCTCGCCGAGTACGGGCTTAAGCTAATGATAAGGCAACCTGAGAGGAAACTTGAGATAGTAAAGATGAAGGAGGACATCCTGATCACATATCCTTATACAACCCTGTCTGAAACTTTCAAGCGGATAATATTCTATCTAACTGCGGTGGAATCCAGTAGGAACGCTGTAATAGCCTTCGAAGAACCTGAGGCTCACGCGTTTCCGTATTATACGAAGTTCTTGGCCGAGAGGATAGCGTTAAACTCCAGCAACCAATATTTCATCTCAACTCACAATCCGTACTTCCTTCTCTCGCTGATAGAGAAGACTCCAAGGAAGGAGCTCTCGGTTTACGTGACCTACTTCAAAGATGGGGAAACAAGGGTTAAGGAGGTTAGCCCCGAAAAGCTCGAAGAGATGCTCCAACTAGATATAGACGTCTTCTTCAACCTAGATACATTCCTGGAGGAGAACCCATGA
- the pdxS gene encoding pyridoxal 5'-phosphate synthase lyase subunit PdxS yields MDKLKIIMEKGTERLKRGFAKMVKGGVIMDVTNAEQARIAEEAGAVAVMALHKVPADIRKAGGVARMAPVEKIQEIMDAVTIPVMAKCRIGHEAEARILEALGVDMIDESEVLTPADPFFHIYKKKFTAPFVCGARNLGEAVRRIWEGAAMIRTKGEAGTGNIVEAVRHVRLVNENIRLIQRMTDEEIYGVAEKFAEPYLRLAFSVKEISGLPKRVLENEPIYEGFTYREIVEGIYKILLEIKKLGRLPVVNFAAGGVATPADAALMMAMGMDGVFVGSGIFKSSNPPKMARAIVEAVNHWDEPDVLAEISREIGEPMRGQAIEELQVRMEERGV; encoded by the coding sequence ATGGACAAGCTGAAAATAATCATGGAGAAGGGGACCGAGAGGCTCAAGAGGGGATTCGCAAAGATGGTCAAAGGCGGAGTGATAATGGACGTTACCAATGCAGAGCAAGCTAGGATTGCCGAGGAAGCTGGAGCGGTAGCTGTGATGGCCCTCCACAAGGTTCCAGCTGACATAAGGAAAGCGGGCGGAGTTGCGAGAATGGCTCCCGTCGAGAAGATTCAGGAGATAATGGATGCCGTGACAATCCCAGTAATGGCTAAGTGCAGAATTGGGCACGAGGCCGAGGCTAGAATCCTCGAAGCTTTAGGAGTTGACATGATAGATGAGAGCGAGGTTCTAACGCCTGCAGATCCGTTCTTCCACATCTACAAGAAGAAGTTTACGGCACCTTTCGTCTGTGGAGCTAGAAACCTCGGAGAGGCCGTTAGGAGGATTTGGGAAGGAGCAGCTATGATAAGAACGAAGGGAGAGGCGGGAACTGGAAACATAGTTGAGGCCGTTAGGCACGTTAGGTTAGTAAACGAGAACATAAGGCTAATACAGAGGATGACGGATGAGGAAATCTACGGAGTAGCTGAGAAGTTTGCCGAGCCCTACTTAAGGTTAGCGTTCAGCGTCAAGGAGATCAGCGGTCTTCCAAAGAGGGTCCTTGAGAACGAACCAATATACGAGGGGTTCACGTACAGGGAAATCGTTGAAGGAATATACAAGATACTCCTAGAGATAAAGAAGCTTGGGAGGTTGCCAGTTGTTAACTTCGCCGCTGGCGGTGTTGCGACTCCAGCCGATGCAGCCCTAATGATGGCGATGGGAATGGATGGAGTCTTCGTTGGTTCAGGAATATTCAAGAGTTCCAACCCACCGAAGATGGCTAGGGCAATAGTTGAAGCCGTGAACCACTGGGATGAGCCAGATGTTCTCGCTGAAATAAGTAGGGAGATAGGTGAACCAATGAGAGGCCAAGCTATAGAGGAACTACAAGTTAGAATGGAGGAGAGGGGAGTCTAA
- a CDS encoding uracil-xanthine permease family protein, with translation MGPGVLVKVDEKVEPRKAILLGLQHVLAMFGATVTVPLVVGTAVGLSKEEISIMIQAVLLAMGIATLLQTTIGSRYPIVQGSSFAFIPGLISIGKSLGMAATEGALIVGGIIEALIGGTGIVGKVKRLFTPLVTGVTIMLIGFSLADVAVKYFFNFYADPSGSSIPRATIVALVTFITTVYVALKAKGPIRAMPVIAGALVGYLVSVPLGLANFQLVKELPLVSLPRPFPWGIPEFNLTAIVTLLFAFMVSIIESVGDYHAISAIAEAPITNKHINRGIMSEGIACSIAGILGACGTTSYSENIGLVALTKVASRYVVQIGGIILVVLSLFPKFAGILASMPAPVLGGLTIALYGMISVTGLRLIKDKVELNDRNTLILATSLIVGLGAPQLPPKFLAHFPRIVASILESGMAIGAITAIVLDQLLR, from the coding sequence ATGGGTCCTGGAGTCTTAGTGAAGGTAGATGAAAAGGTTGAACCAAGGAAAGCAATTCTCCTTGGACTCCAGCACGTTCTAGCTATGTTCGGAGCAACTGTCACGGTTCCACTTGTTGTAGGGACGGCGGTTGGGCTTTCAAAAGAAGAGATAAGCATCATGATTCAGGCGGTTCTCCTTGCGATGGGCATAGCGACGTTGTTGCAAACTACGATTGGATCTAGGTATCCAATAGTCCAGGGTTCGAGCTTTGCCTTCATACCTGGGCTTATAAGTATCGGAAAAAGCCTAGGAATGGCAGCCACTGAGGGAGCTTTAATAGTTGGAGGTATAATAGAGGCCTTAATAGGGGGAACAGGGATCGTTGGGAAGGTCAAGAGATTATTCACGCCACTAGTTACTGGAGTTACAATTATGTTAATTGGATTCTCCCTGGCAGATGTGGCTGTAAAGTATTTCTTCAATTTCTACGCTGATCCCTCGGGGTCTAGTATACCAAGGGCCACGATAGTTGCCCTAGTCACATTTATAACAACGGTTTACGTTGCCCTCAAAGCCAAGGGTCCCATCAGGGCCATGCCCGTTATAGCTGGAGCCTTAGTCGGTTACCTAGTCAGCGTTCCCCTAGGATTGGCGAATTTCCAACTCGTCAAGGAGCTTCCGCTAGTTAGCTTACCGAGACCGTTTCCTTGGGGGATACCTGAGTTTAACCTTACAGCCATAGTGACACTTCTCTTCGCCTTCATGGTCAGCATAATAGAGAGCGTGGGTGATTACCATGCGATATCAGCAATAGCCGAGGCTCCAATAACTAATAAGCACATAAACAGGGGAATAATGAGCGAGGGCATTGCGTGTTCAATAGCGGGTATCCTAGGGGCATGTGGTACTACCAGCTACTCTGAGAATATAGGGCTCGTTGCATTAACTAAGGTTGCAAGCAGATACGTGGTTCAAATCGGTGGAATAATACTGGTAGTCCTGTCATTATTCCCAAAGTTTGCTGGGATTCTAGCCTCTATGCCGGCCCCAGTCTTGGGCGGCCTAACTATAGCCCTCTACGGAATGATAAGCGTGACAGGTTTAAGGTTAATTAAGGATAAAGTAGAGCTTAACGATAGGAACACTTTAATATTAGCGACGTCCCTAATCGTAGGGCTTGGAGCGCCACAGTTGCCTCCCAAGTTCCTTGCCCATTTCCCCAGGATAGTGGCAAGCATTTTAGAGTCTGGAATGGCCATTGGAGCCATAACAGCGATAGTTTTGGATCAGCTGTTGAGGTGA
- a CDS encoding sulfide-dependent adenosine diphosphate thiazole synthase: MLREVTISRAIIESYYRDLLNNLELDVAIVGAGPSGMVAAYYLAKGGAKVAIFEKKLSIGGGIWGGGMGFNKVVVQEEAREILDEFDIRYEEFEKGYYVADAIEVATTIASKTVKAGVKIFNMIEVEDLVVKDNRVSGIVINWTPVLMTGLHVDPLTVEAKYVIDSTGHGAQVAQFLLKRGLIERIPGEGAMWAEQGERLTVENTREVFPGLYVTGMAANAIAGAPRMGPIFGGMFLSGKKAAQEILEKLNL, translated from the coding sequence ATGCTGAGGGAAGTAACCATTAGCAGGGCTATAATTGAGAGCTATTACAGGGACTTGCTGAATAACCTTGAGCTCGATGTAGCTATAGTTGGAGCCGGCCCCTCTGGAATGGTGGCCGCTTATTATCTAGCTAAGGGTGGAGCCAAGGTAGCCATCTTCGAGAAAAAGCTCTCAATCGGTGGCGGGATCTGGGGAGGTGGAATGGGATTCAACAAGGTTGTAGTCCAGGAGGAAGCTAGGGAAATACTAGACGAGTTTGATATAAGGTACGAGGAGTTCGAGAAAGGCTACTACGTTGCGGATGCCATCGAAGTTGCTACTACAATAGCGAGCAAAACCGTGAAGGCTGGGGTTAAGATATTTAACATGATAGAGGTTGAAGATTTGGTTGTGAAGGACAACAGGGTTTCGGGAATAGTAATTAATTGGACTCCAGTTCTTATGACCGGTTTACACGTGGATCCTTTGACAGTTGAGGCTAAATACGTTATAGACTCTACTGGCCACGGTGCTCAAGTTGCTCAGTTCTTACTTAAGAGAGGGTTAATAGAGAGGATTCCTGGGGAAGGGGCTATGTGGGCTGAACAAGGTGAAAGGCTCACCGTGGAGAACACTAGGGAAGTGTTCCCGGGATTGTACGTTACAGGAATGGCCGCTAACGCTATAGCTGGAGCTCCTAGAATGGGACCAATATTCGGCGGAATGTTCCTAAGCGGAAAGAAAGCAGCTCAGGAGATATTGGAGAAGCTTAACCTTTAG
- the fdhF gene encoding formate dehydrogenase subunit alpha — protein MFIGDRVIRVVCPYCGFGCNLLIDPKTLKVKPYKGEPNRGKLCPKGLHALEFVLSKDRLRYPLKKVGSDFVRIGWDDAIREIASKLREIKERYGPNAIAFIASSKVSNEENYLLQKIARLLGTNNIDNCARLCHEASVHALKMTLGAGVQTNPYSDLENFKAIMIWGYNPAETHPVVMDYILNAKRKGAKIIVIDVRETTTMRLADYKLMINPGTDITLANALMNVIISEGLYDKEFVRSRTVGFSEVKMAVKKYTPEYAEKVTGIEAKLIREVAREFAKAGSGAIMWGMGLTQHVSGVENVIAVIDMALLLGYVGDKGGLYPMRGQNNVQGAAYMGALSEFLPGYVPLTDSTFRKRVASLWGVEDIPTERGLYLTELWDAILEGEVKALYIMGENPAVSEANVLKVRKALQKLELLVVQDLFLTRTARFAHYILPAAAFCEKEGSYMNSERRIQWSFKVCDPPGEAKPDWEILSLLGKELDLPGFPYEKVEDITEEYFKMFPELAGISVEELKNSNGIIIPYKRLHTIRFQTPDGKARLIAVEQIMPWEQPNGEYPLILTTVRVMSHYNTGEMTMRSPSLVKLMSEPVVYISESDAKKYGIKDGDLVKVETRRGSIVLKAKISKVKEGVIVVPFHFDANILTNDALNKAGTPELKYSSARIRKI, from the coding sequence ATGTTTATTGGTGATAGGGTGATAAGGGTTGTTTGTCCCTATTGCGGTTTCGGCTGTAACCTTCTCATAGATCCTAAGACACTTAAGGTTAAACCCTACAAGGGGGAGCCCAACAGGGGTAAGCTCTGCCCTAAAGGTTTGCATGCCTTGGAGTTCGTGCTGTCAAAGGATAGGCTCAGATACCCATTGAAGAAGGTGGGTAGTGACTTCGTTAGAATAGGCTGGGATGATGCAATAAGGGAGATCGCGAGTAAGCTGAGGGAGATAAAGGAGAGATACGGGCCCAACGCGATAGCGTTCATAGCTTCATCTAAGGTTTCGAACGAGGAGAACTATCTCCTTCAGAAGATAGCTAGATTGTTGGGAACCAACAACATAGACAACTGCGCAAGACTTTGTCATGAAGCTAGCGTTCATGCGCTCAAGATGACCCTGGGCGCTGGGGTGCAGACGAATCCTTACTCGGATCTCGAGAACTTTAAGGCGATAATGATCTGGGGGTATAATCCGGCTGAGACCCATCCGGTTGTCATGGATTACATCTTAAACGCTAAGAGGAAAGGGGCTAAGATAATTGTTATTGACGTTAGGGAAACAACAACAATGAGACTCGCAGATTACAAGCTTATGATAAACCCAGGAACGGACATAACCCTCGCAAACGCTCTCATGAACGTTATAATCTCCGAGGGGTTGTACGATAAAGAGTTCGTAAGGAGCAGAACCGTTGGGTTCTCTGAGGTGAAGATGGCCGTTAAAAAGTATACCCCCGAGTACGCCGAGAAGGTTACTGGTATAGAGGCGAAGTTGATAAGGGAAGTAGCTAGGGAATTTGCCAAGGCTGGTAGTGGAGCTATAATGTGGGGCATGGGATTAACCCAGCACGTTTCTGGGGTTGAGAATGTGATAGCGGTTATAGACATGGCTTTGCTCTTGGGGTACGTTGGTGATAAAGGTGGCTTGTACCCAATGAGAGGCCAGAACAACGTTCAAGGTGCAGCTTATATGGGTGCTTTAAGCGAGTTTCTACCAGGTTATGTTCCTCTAACGGATTCAACGTTCAGGAAGAGGGTAGCTTCTCTTTGGGGAGTTGAGGATATCCCAACGGAGAGGGGGCTGTATTTAACGGAGCTCTGGGATGCTATACTTGAGGGGGAAGTTAAGGCCCTCTACATAATGGGCGAGAACCCTGCGGTTAGCGAGGCCAACGTCTTAAAAGTTAGAAAGGCCCTTCAAAAGCTAGAACTACTTGTCGTCCAGGATTTATTCCTAACTAGAACTGCGAGGTTCGCCCACTACATTTTACCGGCAGCAGCTTTCTGTGAGAAGGAAGGAAGTTACATGAACAGCGAGAGGAGGATTCAGTGGAGCTTTAAGGTCTGCGATCCCCCAGGGGAAGCCAAGCCCGACTGGGAGATACTAAGCTTACTGGGGAAAGAGCTAGATCTCCCTGGGTTCCCCTATGAAAAGGTTGAGGACATAACCGAGGAGTACTTCAAGATGTTTCCAGAGTTGGCGGGGATAAGCGTTGAAGAACTAAAGAACTCCAACGGGATAATAATCCCCTACAAGAGGTTGCACACTATAAGGTTCCAGACTCCGGATGGAAAAGCTAGGCTGATAGCGGTCGAACAAATAATGCCCTGGGAGCAACCGAACGGCGAGTATCCGCTGATATTAACCACGGTCAGGGTAATGAGTCACTACAATACAGGTGAGATGACGATGAGAAGTCCTTCGCTTGTTAAGCTGATGAGCGAGCCGGTTGTTTACATAAGTGAAAGCGACGCCAAAAAGTACGGGATTAAGGATGGAGACCTCGTGAAGGTTGAAACTAGGAGGGGCTCAATAGTCCTCAAAGCTAAGATAAGCAAGGTAAAGGAGGGTGTCATAGTGGTTCCATTCCACTTTGACGCTAACATCCTAACTAACGATGCCCTGAACAAGGCCGGAACTCCGGAGCTTAAGTACTCATCCGCGAGAATTAGAAAAATTTGA
- a CDS encoding ABC transporter permease: MRKGLILIPMLLLLSLFYVPMVRVISLGFSLTSLLSVLSDEYYRRVIAFTFVQALLSTLATLAVGIPGAYVFSHYDFPGKRFLRSLITVPFVMPSVIVALGFIIIFGKSGPLGGLGILYNWKAIILAHVFYNYPVVVRVIASSWERINPHYKEAAMSLGAKGFVVFRKITLPLLLPSILVASLLTFTFCFMSFSIPLILGGYKYATIEVAIFSSAMMLLDFKTSSSLALIQLTISAILMYIYAKLIERYSREEEQRVLIAKKRLKLDIEGIAILVYFIFVLVFIISPLFAVIYKALMFNDRLSLEWFRRAFSEEYNPMFGTSSLMTILNTLKFGFIAVLIAVILALPLARVIAREKFRGKGLLEVFATLPLASSSVMLGLGYLLAFRDTSLYGHWLLIALAHATVAYPFAFRTISISIRKIKKNLLEASLTLGASEALSFLKVELPLIVNGILVASIFSFAISAAELATTYMLASPENTTLTLAIYKFISSRQFGPASALSVVLMIISMVSFLLIERIGEEVW, translated from the coding sequence ATGAGGAAAGGTTTAATTTTAATTCCAATGCTGCTTTTGCTCTCCCTGTTCTACGTTCCAATGGTTAGGGTAATCTCCCTCGGTTTTAGCTTAACTTCGCTCCTCAGCGTTCTCTCAGATGAATATTATCGAAGGGTCATAGCGTTTACGTTCGTTCAAGCCCTGTTATCTACGTTGGCGACACTTGCAGTTGGTATTCCTGGGGCGTACGTGTTTTCCCACTACGATTTCCCAGGGAAGAGATTCCTCAGATCTCTCATCACGGTTCCTTTCGTCATGCCGAGCGTCATAGTTGCCTTGGGATTCATAATAATCTTCGGCAAATCGGGTCCTCTAGGTGGGCTAGGAATACTCTACAACTGGAAAGCTATAATCTTAGCTCACGTGTTCTACAACTATCCCGTTGTTGTTAGAGTTATAGCATCATCTTGGGAAAGGATAAACCCTCATTACAAGGAGGCTGCGATGAGCTTGGGGGCTAAGGGTTTCGTAGTGTTCAGGAAAATAACGTTACCTTTGCTCCTTCCCTCAATTCTCGTTGCTTCTCTTCTAACTTTTACTTTCTGCTTTATGAGCTTCTCGATTCCCCTAATACTTGGTGGGTATAAATACGCTACAATTGAGGTTGCAATATTTTCCTCGGCGATGATGTTGCTTGACTTTAAAACGAGTTCTTCCCTAGCTTTAATTCAGCTCACTATCAGTGCTATTCTCATGTACATCTACGCGAAGCTAATAGAGAGGTACTCTCGGGAAGAGGAGCAGAGGGTTTTGATAGCCAAGAAAAGACTAAAACTTGACATCGAAGGGATCGCAATTCTAGTTTACTTTATCTTCGTGCTAGTGTTCATAATATCTCCCCTGTTTGCCGTTATCTATAAGGCCCTAATGTTTAACGATAGGCTCAGCCTTGAGTGGTTCAGGAGGGCATTTTCAGAGGAATACAACCCGATGTTCGGAACGAGCAGTTTAATGACGATTCTGAACACTTTGAAGTTCGGTTTCATAGCTGTGCTAATCGCCGTTATCCTAGCCCTTCCCCTCGCGAGGGTGATAGCAAGGGAGAAATTCAGGGGAAAGGGACTTCTCGAGGTCTTCGCGACGCTTCCTCTAGCCTCTTCCTCTGTGATGCTCGGGTTGGGCTACCTACTTGCGTTCAGGGATACCTCCCTGTATGGTCATTGGCTTTTAATCGCTCTAGCTCATGCTACCGTTGCATATCCCTTCGCGTTCAGAACGATCTCGATCTCAATAAGGAAAATCAAGAAAAATTTGCTCGAGGCCTCGCTAACCCTCGGGGCCAGCGAAGCCTTGTCCTTCTTGAAGGTTGAGCTACCCCTGATAGTTAACGGAATTCTGGTAGCTTCGATATTCTCCTTCGCAATAAGCGCGGCTGAGCTTGCAACTACCTACATGCTCGCGAGCCCCGAGAACACTACTTTAACCTTGGCCATCTACAAGTTCATAAGCTCTAGACAGTTCGGCCCGGCTTCGGCCCTCTCAGTCGTTTTAATGATAATTTCAATGGTGAGTTTCCTGCTAATAGAGAGAATCGGTGAGGAGGTATGGTGA
- a CDS encoding DUF2103 domain-containing protein, translating into MPKHFKKGVKREHHFLKGLEKPLEEIAKIPGVKKVIPGRIYSSDSRGFEIKVSRETLTGLKLVAKSDGSVQDVFLVVDKKDRERVKREIEKLAQEWKK; encoded by the coding sequence ATGCCCAAGCACTTTAAGAAAGGAGTTAAGAGGGAGCATCACTTCTTGAAAGGCCTTGAGAAACCCTTGGAGGAGATAGCTAAAATTCCCGGGGTAAAGAAGGTCATCCCTGGGAGGATATATTCCTCAGATTCTAGAGGATTTGAGATAAAGGTTTCTAGGGAGACGTTAACGGGGTTAAAGCTAGTTGCTAAGAGCGACGGTTCCGTTCAGGATGTTTTCCTCGTGGTTGACAAGAAGGATCGGGAGCGGGTGAAGAGGGAGATAGAGAAGCTAGCCCAGGAGTGGAAGAAATAA